The proteins below come from a single Candidatus Bathyarchaeota archaeon genomic window:
- the tsaA gene encoding tRNA (N6-threonylcarbamoyladenosine(37)-N6)-methyltransferase TrmO: protein MSSNPQIILHPIGYVKTAASKEEVKSSSVTSQLVLQPQLSMALRGLEGFSHIYVLFYFNQLPKDQPINMQIHPKAKADLPLMGLFGTRTMFRPNPVGLTIVELVKVEGNVLTVQGLDAFDGTPILDIKPYDPYDKPEKAYAPNWWIKLYTEP, encoded by the coding sequence ATGTCTTCTAACCCGCAAATTATCCTGCATCCCATCGGCTACGTGAAAACCGCAGCCTCCAAAGAGGAAGTCAAATCCTCATCGGTCACCTCCCAGCTTGTCCTGCAGCCGCAGCTGTCGATGGCTCTGCGGGGATTGGAGGGGTTTTCCCACATCTATGTGCTCTTCTACTTCAACCAGCTGCCAAAAGATCAGCCTATAAACATGCAGATACACCCTAAAGCCAAAGCGGATTTACCCCTCATGGGGCTCTTTGGCACCCGAACCATGTTTCGCCCCAACCCCGTGGGGTTAACCATCGTTGAACTCGTAAAAGTCGAAGGCAACGTTTTAACCGTTCAGGGCTTAGATGCATTCGACGGCACCCCAATCCTTGACATCAAACCCTATGACCCCTACGATAAACCCGAAAAAGCGTATGCGCCGAACTGGTGGATTAAACTCTACACTGAACCCTAA
- the rpsJ gene encoding 30S ribosomal protein S10 yields the protein MVRKARIRLTSTDYEKLEEVCGELRSIAQKTGVKMNGPVPLPTKRLRVPVLKAPSGSGTATWDRWEMRIHKRLIDIDSEERVMRRIMRIRVPEEVHVTIELI from the coding sequence ATGGTTAGAAAAGCAAGAATACGCCTCACAAGCACCGATTACGAGAAACTAGAAGAGGTTTGCGGAGAACTCCGAAGCATCGCCCAGAAAACAGGCGTAAAAATGAACGGTCCAGTCCCGCTACCGACTAAGCGCCTACGTGTCCCAGTCCTAAAAGCGCCCTCCGGCTCGGGCACCGCCACGTGGGACAGATGGGAAATGCGCATCCACAAGCGCCTCATCGACATCGACTCAGAAGAGCGTGTCATGCGCCGCATCATGCGTATCCGTGTACCTGAAGAGGTCCACGTTACAATCGAGCTAATCTAA
- a CDS encoding aminodeoxychorismate/anthranilate synthase component II, which translates to MKVLVIDNYDSFVYNLVQYIGEQGAEVVVYRNDQITLEEAAKLKPDRIVISPGPGNPEDDKFFGVCKAILQTLSPDIPTLGVCLGHQGIIYSYGGKVIHAKKLMHGKTCSIRHSGEGIFRGVRNPFNATRYHSLAGERSSIPGCLEIIAEAIDDSEIMGVRHRKYPIYGVQFHPESILCEDGKTIIHNFLEAKP; encoded by the coding sequence ATGAAAGTTTTGGTAATCGACAACTATGACAGCTTCGTCTACAACCTCGTCCAGTACATCGGTGAGCAAGGCGCCGAAGTGGTGGTTTACAGAAACGACCAAATCACGCTTGAGGAAGCCGCAAAGCTCAAGCCTGACCGCATCGTCATCTCGCCTGGCCCAGGCAACCCAGAAGACGACAAATTCTTCGGCGTCTGCAAAGCCATCCTCCAAACCCTCAGCCCAGACATTCCAACCTTGGGCGTTTGCCTTGGCCATCAGGGCATAATCTACAGCTACGGCGGCAAAGTCATCCACGCAAAAAAACTCATGCATGGCAAAACCTGCAGCATACGCCACAGCGGCGAAGGCATCTTCCGCGGAGTCCGCAACCCCTTCAACGCCACAAGATACCACTCGCTGGCTGGGGAACGCAGCAGCATCCCAGGTTGCCTTGAAATCATCGCTGAAGCCATCGACGACAGCGAAATCATGGGGGTACGCCACCGAAAATACCCCATTTACGGAGTCCAATTTCACCCTGAATCCATACTTTGCGAAGACGGCAAAACAATCATCCATAACTTTCTGGAGGCAAAGCCATGA
- a CDS encoding glycosyltransferase family 2 protein gives MELNSSISVVIATLNEEAGIGPTVDEMQKVLVNPYLVVVDGNSVDRTIEIAKNRGADVMLQQGKGKGDAMFQGMKGLTSKVPYIVFTDADYTYPAEYVPEMLEILDREPDVGMVIGNRFKGNYNTSKSVFNPFYVGNKLLAFAQLVMNGVKLEDPLSGLRVVRSEVVDGWHPKSKGFDVEAEMNALVERKGYRIVEVPIDYRSRMGEKKLKLRHGLGIMKRIFSESFTY, from the coding sequence ATGGAACTAAATTCTAGCATATCCGTAGTTATTGCAACCTTAAACGAGGAAGCAGGGATAGGCCCCACCGTAGATGAAATGCAGAAAGTTTTAGTTAACCCCTACTTGGTCGTGGTTGACGGCAACAGCGTCGACCGGACTATAGAGATCGCCAAGAACAGAGGCGCCGACGTTATGCTCCAGCAGGGCAAAGGAAAAGGCGACGCCATGTTCCAGGGCATGAAGGGCTTAACCTCCAAGGTACCCTACATCGTGTTCACCGACGCAGACTACACTTACCCGGCGGAGTATGTTCCTGAAATGCTTGAGATACTGGACCGCGAACCAGACGTCGGCATGGTCATCGGTAACCGCTTTAAAGGTAACTATAACACTTCTAAGTCCGTTTTTAACCCGTTTTATGTTGGGAATAAGCTTTTGGCTTTTGCTCAGCTAGTTATGAATGGTGTTAAGCTTGAAGATCCACTGTCGGGTTTGCGGGTGGTGCGCAGCGAGGTTGTGGATGGCTGGCACCCTAAGAGTAAGGGTTTTGATGTTGAAGCCGAGATGAATGCGCTTGTAGAACGCAAAGGATACCGCATCGTTGAGGTCCCCATCGATTACCGCAGCCGGATGGGCGAAAAGAAGCTCAAGCTCCGACATGGCCTAGGCATCATGAAGCGCATCTTCTCTGAATCTTTCACCTACTAA
- a CDS encoding DNA repair exonuclease yields the protein MPLKPFSFIHASDLHLGYSQYGLEARRQDFDNAFSELVEKALELKPDFIIIAGDLFHQPRPSNHTLENTIRSFKRLKDAQIPVLTVDGSHDSAPNTITSTILYPLDSAGLIYHLPRHRGACWSLPGCCYVYGIPNYHNRHKTDEALPRFMEENPPSPQTGLVNVFVLHGAVDLPEVKPPYIEAEISPDLLPGGFCYYAAGHVHDRYSCSFKDGRLVYSGCTETVSYGEAQIQKGFYHVHVDAYGQVKPELVELTTPRHFLILEQDFSGMAAASITEQAAQMVREADEADAVIIPVLKGILPAEASRTEVDVPKIRCAAQKALLVHPIVQLKETAVADEVVRSIFEAEFKDLRTKAHEYFVQIFSDRYGPEEAERIAKGALALIEPLTRKQDEKVKQAIEELTQ from the coding sequence TTGCCGCTGAAGCCATTTAGCTTTATCCACGCATCCGACCTGCATCTGGGTTACTCACAGTACGGCCTGGAAGCCCGCCGCCAAGACTTCGACAACGCCTTTAGCGAACTCGTCGAGAAAGCCCTCGAACTAAAACCTGACTTCATAATTATCGCCGGCGACCTCTTCCATCAGCCCCGCCCCAGCAACCACACCTTGGAAAACACCATCCGCAGCTTCAAACGCCTCAAAGACGCCCAAATCCCCGTTTTAACCGTCGACGGCAGCCACGACTCGGCGCCCAACACCATAACCAGCACCATCCTCTACCCCCTCGACAGCGCCGGCTTAATCTATCATCTGCCACGGCACCGCGGCGCATGCTGGAGCCTCCCGGGCTGCTGCTACGTCTATGGTATCCCTAACTACCATAACCGCCACAAAACCGACGAGGCCCTGCCCCGCTTCATGGAGGAAAACCCCCCCTCCCCCCAGACGGGCCTAGTCAACGTCTTTGTTCTGCATGGCGCCGTTGATTTGCCTGAGGTAAAGCCCCCTTACATCGAGGCTGAAATCAGCCCTGATTTGCTACCCGGCGGCTTTTGCTACTATGCGGCGGGGCATGTGCATGACCGCTACAGTTGCAGCTTCAAAGATGGCAGGCTAGTGTACAGCGGATGCACCGAAACCGTCAGCTACGGCGAAGCACAAATCCAGAAGGGCTTCTACCATGTCCACGTGGACGCGTATGGGCAGGTTAAACCTGAGCTTGTTGAGCTTACCACGCCGCGGCATTTTCTTATTCTGGAACAGGATTTCTCGGGGATGGCGGCTGCATCAATCACCGAGCAGGCAGCGCAGATGGTGCGGGAAGCCGACGAAGCCGACGCAGTAATCATCCCCGTTTTGAAGGGCATTTTGCCCGCGGAGGCCAGCCGCACCGAGGTGGATGTGCCTAAAATCCGCTGCGCCGCCCAGAAAGCGCTGCTGGTGCATCCTATCGTGCAGCTTAAGGAAACCGCGGTTGCCGACGAGGTGGTGCGCTCCATTTTCGAGGCGGAATTCAAGGACCTGCGAACCAAGGCACATGAGTATTTTGTGCAGATATTTTCTGACCGCTACGGCCCGGAGGAAGCTGAGCGAATCGCTAAGGGCGCGTTGGCGCTGATTGAGCCGCTTACCCGCAAACAAGACGAGAAGGTTAAGCAAGCCATCGAGGAGTTGACGCAGTGA
- the trpE gene encoding anthranilate synthase component I, whose protein sequence is MAFGSTPTPTKPLNYLKFNYTNQPLTLFSKLHQKYPTAYLLESIEGPKKLAQYSFIGFDPKTTITAKNGNLTITDTQTGKTTTQQTSDPLQTIQQHMAPYANDMVDFRFVGGALGYISYDAIRYIEKVPSHKPDVLGFPDVDMGIFEDGVVFDHTINQAYYYFRGENRLKALEALLSEAPAGEEDFSFTAPSVNVGKADFEAAVAKAKKYIVEGDIFQVVPSKRFQFSFSGSLLSFYRSLRQINPSPYMFFYKSGSRQIVGASPEMLIRVDKRKVMTFPIAGTVPYTADPAENRRLGEELLMDEKERAEHVMLVDLARNDIGRISKNGSVSVPEFMQVHQFSHVQHIVSQVVGDLKDGLESFDALKAVFPAGTVSGAPKVRAMEIIEELEPSHRGPYAGAVGYFSCNGNADFAITIRTLFAEGNTAYIQAGAGIVADSVPEKEWVETEHKAEALMKALQHASGGKIQ, encoded by the coding sequence ATCGCCTTTGGCAGCACGCCAACACCAACCAAACCATTAAACTACCTCAAATTTAACTACACAAACCAGCCCCTCACCTTATTCTCAAAACTCCACCAGAAATACCCAACCGCCTACCTCCTTGAATCCATCGAAGGACCCAAGAAACTCGCCCAATACAGCTTCATAGGCTTCGACCCCAAAACCACCATAACCGCCAAAAACGGCAACCTAACCATAACCGACACACAAACAGGCAAAACCACCACCCAGCAAACCAGCGACCCCCTCCAAACCATACAGCAGCACATGGCACCCTACGCCAACGACATGGTGGATTTCCGATTCGTCGGCGGCGCATTGGGATACATAAGCTACGATGCAATCCGCTACATCGAAAAGGTGCCATCCCACAAACCCGATGTGTTAGGGTTCCCTGATGTGGATATGGGGATTTTTGAGGATGGCGTTGTTTTTGACCATACCATAAATCAGGCTTACTACTATTTTCGGGGCGAAAATCGGCTGAAGGCGCTGGAGGCCCTGCTAAGTGAGGCGCCTGCGGGGGAGGAAGATTTCAGTTTCACCGCGCCCAGCGTTAATGTCGGAAAGGCTGATTTTGAGGCTGCAGTGGCAAAAGCTAAAAAGTACATCGTTGAAGGCGACATCTTCCAGGTTGTGCCTTCCAAACGCTTCCAATTCAGCTTCAGCGGCAGCCTACTCAGCTTCTATCGGAGCCTACGCCAAATCAACCCTTCACCCTATATGTTCTTCTACAAATCGGGCAGCCGCCAAATCGTAGGTGCCAGCCCCGAGATGCTAATACGTGTAGACAAACGTAAAGTCATGACTTTCCCAATCGCAGGCACCGTACCCTACACGGCGGATCCCGCGGAGAACAGGCGCCTGGGCGAGGAGCTACTGATGGACGAAAAGGAACGCGCTGAACATGTGATGCTCGTGGATTTAGCGCGAAACGACATCGGCAGAATCAGCAAAAACGGCAGCGTCTCCGTCCCCGAATTCATGCAGGTTCACCAGTTCAGCCATGTCCAGCACATCGTTTCCCAAGTCGTCGGCGACCTCAAAGATGGTTTAGAAAGCTTTGATGCACTAAAGGCGGTTTTTCCAGCGGGCACAGTTTCTGGCGCCCCAAAAGTCCGAGCTATGGAAATCATCGAGGAACTTGAACCATCCCATCGTGGACCATACGCAGGCGCCGTAGGCTATTTTAGCTGCAACGGCAACGCAGACTTCGCCATAACCATCCGCACCCTCTTCGCCGAAGGCAACACCGCCTATATCCAAGCGGGCGCAGGCATCGTGGCAGATTCAGTGCCCGAAAAAGAGTGGGTTGAAACCGAACACAAAGCTGAAGCGCTCATGAAGGCGCTGCAGCATGCATCAGGAGGCAAAATTCAATGA
- a CDS encoding DUF4145 domain-containing protein — MTTEVLSVRVKKGLKDEAEKLGIDVKAVVEKTLTDLVANKKSKAQQIAKELQEAMDVTPEEWAADVRATRDEM, encoded by the coding sequence ATGACAACCGAAGTCTTATCTGTTAGAGTCAAAAAAGGACTTAAAGACGAGGCAGAAAAATTGGGAATAGACGTTAAAGCAGTCGTGGAAAAGACCTTAACAGACTTGGTAGCTAACAAAAAATCAAAAGCGCAGCAAATCGCTAAGGAACTTCAAGAAGCCATGGACGTTACACCGGAAGAGTGGGCTGCCGATGTCAGAGCGACAAGGGACGAAATGTAA
- a CDS encoding archaeal proteasome endopeptidase complex subunit alpha, whose protein sequence is MSTHVLYQLKEVNDMAAFARPGAYDYTNTTFSPDGRLYQVEYAMELVNRGATIVGIQCVDGVVLGSEENNEELEENGSSWKIFPIDQHIGAVIVGLSSDARVLIKQARIDAQSNRLTYDEPIDVETVTSKICDAQQVYTQHGGGRPFGVSMILGGVDKSGVHVIATHPSGTYRGYKATAQGAGRETALAILQEQYRSGLTLQEGTVLAVKCLVKALKARQLPLGIKIAVVPTSTKTLSMLPDDTVAGYIKEVNSNT, encoded by the coding sequence GTGTCAACTCACGTTCTCTATCAGCTTAAAGAGGTTAACGATATGGCTGCATTTGCTAGACCGGGAGCATACGACTACACAAACACTACCTTCTCGCCTGACGGGCGACTTTACCAGGTTGAGTACGCGATGGAATTAGTTAACCGCGGAGCAACAATAGTGGGCATTCAATGCGTTGACGGCGTGGTTTTGGGTTCTGAAGAAAACAATGAAGAGCTTGAGGAAAATGGCAGTTCATGGAAGATATTTCCCATAGACCAGCATATCGGGGCAGTCATCGTCGGTTTAAGTTCCGACGCACGAGTGCTAATCAAGCAAGCCCGCATAGACGCCCAAAGCAACAGGTTAACCTACGATGAACCCATCGACGTGGAAACGGTGACCTCAAAAATCTGTGACGCCCAACAGGTCTACACGCAGCATGGCGGCGGCCGACCTTTCGGCGTTTCGATGATTTTGGGCGGTGTAGACAAATCCGGTGTACATGTCATCGCAACCCACCCCAGCGGTACGTACCGTGGATACAAAGCCACTGCGCAGGGCGCTGGCAGAGAAACCGCCTTAGCAATTCTTCAAGAGCAGTACCGTTCAGGATTAACGCTTCAGGAAGGCACAGTGTTGGCTGTGAAATGCTTGGTTAAAGCACTCAAGGCACGGCAGTTGCCGCTGGGAATCAAAATCGCGGTTGTGCCCACCTCAACCAAGACGCTGAGTATGTTGCCAGACGATACAGTGGCAGGCTACATCAAAGAGGTAAATTCAAACACCTAA
- a CDS encoding SMC family ATPase, with protein MKIDVVQLENIRSHTKSTVPFTRGFNCVVGGVGCGKSSLLYAVDFALFGDTIGSKSFEYLLREGAEACRVTLQFTQNGGTYKLTRGLRRRGKSITQEPEQLRLYQDEQLLASMKNEAIAEQLKAITGLDRELYREIVWFRQEHLKELLDATPRDRQRKLDGLFGLSDYEVAWSGIAQYQRDYETEKRVYEKDPDVNGIEKLNAEYNRASEEFTLLEMELEEAAQKLAVAKHLLEDAEGNLRRMEEKKLAIEELKRREARLNADIANVTRNLSSLAERVEGKKTILANLQSRQVSLDSQAKLCLGKLEASGLPTNLPTEQISLYLSGFDEKITSMRAEQEATSRSIQQDQKRLTQLGNGEGECPLCSQPLSGDYRTELLHTIQYENVERQKVINRLRLDVADLQKAKSVANDAYLNLQTCLTNSANLKARITEEEGNLKNLAGELEEQQRQDAVQRRELELLVAEIAKFDLSELEAAKGKKEQALRGVYSVESELRTKENRKSDLSRRLDDTKERIDAAQVKLDRMDKIRRTVELLGAVRDAYRSIQPRLRGEFVKVLRSFVQQILDSLVGGEAPMLNVVIDESYTPYVRSEAGVDREVANLSGGERTLMAFAYRLGLGQLIMQNRTGHGLSMLMLDEPTENLGSEDGSIERLAEAISRFKAIEQIVAVTHSEAFAAKGDHVVVLEKEAGISKLSIER; from the coding sequence GTGAAAATCGACGTCGTGCAGCTTGAGAACATACGCAGCCACACCAAATCCACCGTGCCCTTCACAAGGGGCTTTAACTGCGTCGTCGGCGGGGTAGGCTGCGGCAAATCCAGTTTGCTCTACGCCGTGGATTTTGCGCTCTTCGGAGACACAATCGGCAGCAAAAGCTTTGAGTATCTGCTCCGCGAGGGCGCTGAGGCATGCAGGGTTACTTTGCAGTTTACCCAAAACGGCGGAACCTACAAGCTTACGCGGGGACTGCGGAGAAGGGGCAAAAGCATCACTCAGGAGCCCGAGCAGCTTCGGCTCTACCAGGACGAGCAGCTCCTGGCCAGCATGAAAAACGAAGCCATCGCCGAGCAGCTTAAAGCCATCACGGGGCTGGACAGGGAGCTTTACCGCGAAATCGTCTGGTTCCGCCAGGAACACCTAAAAGAGCTGCTGGATGCTACGCCAAGGGATAGGCAGCGTAAACTCGATGGGCTGTTTGGTTTATCTGACTACGAGGTAGCATGGAGCGGTATAGCCCAGTATCAACGTGACTACGAAACCGAAAAGCGCGTCTACGAAAAAGACCCCGATGTCAACGGCATCGAAAAACTCAACGCGGAATACAACCGTGCCAGCGAGGAATTCACGTTGCTGGAGATGGAGCTGGAGGAGGCCGCCCAGAAACTCGCAGTGGCAAAGCATCTGCTGGAGGACGCCGAGGGCAACCTGCGGCGGATGGAGGAGAAAAAACTCGCCATCGAGGAGCTTAAGCGCAGAGAAGCCCGCCTCAACGCAGACATCGCTAACGTGACGCGGAATCTGTCTTCGCTTGCAGAGCGGGTTGAGGGCAAAAAAACCATACTTGCGAATTTGCAGTCCCGGCAGGTTTCGCTGGATAGTCAAGCTAAGCTGTGTCTGGGCAAACTTGAAGCCTCAGGGTTGCCTACAAACCTGCCTACCGAGCAGATATCGCTGTATCTATCTGGGTTTGATGAAAAAATCACTTCTATGCGTGCCGAGCAGGAAGCCACTTCTCGGAGTATCCAGCAGGACCAGAAGCGGCTGACGCAGCTCGGCAACGGCGAAGGCGAATGTCCCCTGTGCAGTCAGCCCCTATCAGGCGATTATCGAACCGAGCTTTTACACACTATCCAGTATGAGAATGTCGAGCGGCAAAAAGTCATCAACCGCCTCCGATTAGACGTTGCTGACCTGCAGAAGGCTAAATCAGTTGCCAACGATGCCTACCTGAACCTGCAAACCTGCCTAACCAACAGCGCCAACCTGAAGGCGCGGATCACCGAGGAGGAAGGCAACCTCAAAAACCTCGCCGGCGAACTTGAAGAGCAGCAACGCCAAGACGCGGTCCAGAGGCGCGAACTTGAGTTGCTTGTGGCTGAAATCGCCAAGTTTGACCTCTCTGAGTTGGAGGCGGCTAAGGGCAAAAAAGAGCAGGCACTGCGGGGAGTGTATTCGGTGGAGTCGGAGCTGCGCACCAAAGAGAACCGCAAATCCGATTTGTCCCGCCGCTTAGACGACACCAAAGAGCGCATTGACGCTGCGCAGGTGAAGCTGGACCGCATGGACAAGATCCGGCGGACCGTGGAGCTTCTGGGCGCCGTCCGTGATGCCTACCGTAGCATCCAGCCTAGGCTCCGCGGCGAATTCGTGAAGGTTCTACGCAGTTTTGTCCAGCAGATTCTTGACAGTTTAGTCGGCGGCGAAGCCCCCATGCTTAACGTGGTTATAGATGAATCCTACACGCCCTACGTTAGGAGCGAGGCGGGGGTGGACCGTGAAGTAGCAAACCTCTCTGGCGGCGAACGTACCCTTATGGCGTTTGCTTACCGCTTGGGGCTGGGGCAGCTGATTATGCAGAACCGCACGGGGCATGGGTTGAGCATGCTTATGCTTGATGAACCCACCGAGAATTTAGGCAGCGAAGACGGCAGCATCGAGCGGCTGGCGGAGGCTATTAGCCGATTCAAGGCGATTGAGCAGATTGTGGCGGTGACGCATAGTGAAGCCTTTGCAGCTAAGGGCGACCACGTGGTGGTCCTGGAGAAGGAAGCGGGTATTAGTAAGCTTTCGATTGAGCGGTGA
- the trpD gene encoding anthranilate phosphoribosyltransferase, with translation MIQQSIAQLMEGKSLSTSEAEAVMAEIMTGQATSAQTASFLTALRLKGESAEELYAFASVMRMHCRQIHPKVAGRLVDTCGTGGDKLKTFNVSTAAAFVIAGAGVAVAKHGNRSVTSCSGSADVLEQLGFNLSQSPETIEAAIEEVGVGFMFAPAFHPAMKHVAPVRREIGIRTVFNMLGPLTNPANASSQLLGVYDSKLAVPLASALGKLGCQEAMVVHGLDGLDEISTVGKTAVAHLKDGQVTETTLSPRDLGVKKAEVASLQCHSAIESARVTLKIIAGEDLGTAKADIVLVNAAAGIMVGGKAASFGEGRELAQKSIKSGAAYSKLRRLVELSGGDLQKLEEYEQQ, from the coding sequence ATGATACAGCAAAGCATAGCCCAGCTGATGGAAGGCAAATCCCTCAGCACCAGCGAGGCTGAAGCGGTTATGGCGGAAATCATGACTGGACAAGCCACCAGCGCCCAAACCGCATCATTCCTCACCGCGCTACGCCTCAAGGGCGAATCCGCAGAGGAACTCTACGCCTTCGCCTCCGTGATGCGCATGCACTGCCGCCAAATCCACCCCAAAGTCGCGGGGCGCCTAGTGGACACCTGCGGCACAGGCGGTGACAAACTCAAAACCTTTAACGTGAGCACCGCCGCCGCGTTTGTGATTGCAGGCGCAGGCGTTGCAGTGGCTAAGCATGGCAACCGCTCCGTCACCTCCTGCAGCGGCAGCGCCGATGTGCTGGAGCAGCTGGGATTCAACCTATCCCAATCGCCGGAAACAATTGAAGCCGCCATCGAGGAGGTCGGCGTGGGCTTCATGTTTGCACCAGCCTTCCACCCAGCCATGAAACACGTGGCGCCGGTGAGACGCGAAATCGGCATCCGAACCGTCTTCAACATGCTTGGACCCTTAACTAACCCCGCTAACGCCTCCTCGCAACTTTTAGGCGTCTACGACTCTAAACTTGCGGTTCCGCTGGCATCGGCGCTGGGAAAGCTGGGCTGCCAAGAAGCAATGGTGGTGCATGGCCTCGATGGGCTCGACGAAATTTCCACGGTTGGGAAAACCGCGGTTGCCCACTTAAAAGACGGCCAAGTCACAGAAACCACGCTGTCACCGAGGGATTTGGGGGTAAAAAAAGCTGAGGTTGCCAGCCTGCAATGCCACTCGGCGATAGAAAGCGCGCGGGTTACGCTTAAAATCATCGCCGGCGAGGACTTGGGCACGGCGAAAGCCGACATTGTGCTGGTCAACGCCGCCGCAGGCATCATGGTGGGCGGAAAAGCCGCATCGTTTGGGGAGGGCAGGGAGCTTGCCCAAAAATCTATCAAAAGCGGTGCTGCTTACAGTAAACTAAGGAGATTAGTTGAATTGTCAGGTGGAGACTTGCAGAAGCTTGAGGAGTATGAGCAGCAATGA
- a CDS encoding type II toxin-antitoxin system VapC family toxin: MSERQGTKCKFLIDTSALYPLLLSGVPLNAEDYAVSALTKYEIGNVLWKETRQGRMKNPQLATTAFSKAMQTLTVLELDSIANVLALAIERNLAFYDASYAYLAEKEGLKLVTQDTELLKKCKVAISKEQIL, from the coding sequence ATGTCAGAGCGACAAGGGACGAAATGTAAGTTTCTAATAGATACATCCGCGCTCTATCCTCTGCTGCTTTCAGGCGTTCCCCTTAACGCCGAGGATTATGCAGTAAGCGCCTTAACCAAGTATGAAATCGGGAATGTATTGTGGAAAGAAACCCGGCAGGGCAGGATGAAAAACCCTCAGTTAGCCACAACAGCTTTCTCAAAAGCAATGCAGACATTAACCGTTCTTGAACTTGACTCGATAGCTAACGTCTTGGCGCTTGCAATAGAGCGAAACCTCGCTTTCTACGATGCTTCCTATGCGTATTTAGCTGAAAAAGAAGGCTTAAAACTAGTTACACAAGATACCGAGTTACTAAAGAAATGCAAAGTCGCTATTTCAAAAGAACAAATACTGTAG
- a CDS encoding divalent-cation tolerance protein CutA, protein MNSEFIIVLVTTKDQTEAEKISQTLLSEKLIACANIISPVVSCFSWMGKIDRTEECLVVMKSRADLFGEVAVRVKALHSYEVPEVLALPVVAGSADYLAWLGSTLK, encoded by the coding sequence TTGAATTCTGAGTTCATCATCGTTTTAGTCACCACAAAAGATCAGACGGAAGCCGAAAAAATCAGCCAAACCCTCCTTAGCGAGAAGCTGATTGCCTGCGCCAACATCATCAGCCCAGTGGTGTCCTGCTTTAGCTGGATGGGCAAAATCGACCGCACTGAGGAGTGCTTGGTGGTGATGAAGTCAAGGGCGGATTTGTTTGGGGAAGTGGCGGTGAGGGTGAAGGCGCTGCATAGTTATGAGGTACCGGAGGTTTTGGCGTTGCCTGTGGTGGCGGGTTCGGCGGATTATTTGGCTTGGTTGGGGAGTACCCTCAAGTAG
- a CDS encoding DNA-directed RNA polymerase yields MSYGNREMHKATCADCGKECDVPFKPDGTRPVYCRECYSKRRPPRRY; encoded by the coding sequence ATGTCATATGGTAACAGAGAGATGCACAAGGCAACTTGCGCCGACTGCGGAAAAGAATGTGATGTTCCTTTCAAGCCAGACGGAACAAGGCCAGTGTATTGCCGAGAATGCTACTCTAAACGTAGACCACCACGAAGATACTAA
- a CDS encoding DUF5752 family protein, whose protein sequence is MNEEHLKILKTMHEATSRMDINMFAQAINLTPNQTMAQVQKLAAEGFLHRVGAGYGLTEKGKNALKLSQQVPEDKSFQFYIGMDLPLGFSARSLEEFYRLARQVCSDSLDFHLYRGDFEGWFRSVLGDGELADEVAALKAEALNGEALRKALLKVIDARYGINELL, encoded by the coding sequence TTGAATGAGGAGCACCTTAAAATTCTAAAGACCATGCATGAAGCCACAAGCCGCATGGACATCAACATGTTCGCGCAAGCCATCAACCTGACCCCCAACCAAACGATGGCTCAAGTGCAAAAGCTAGCTGCCGAGGGCTTTCTGCACCGGGTCGGCGCAGGCTACGGCTTAACCGAGAAAGGCAAAAACGCCCTCAAACTCTCCCAGCAGGTGCCCGAGGATAAATCCTTCCAGTTCTACATCGGCATGGATTTGCCGCTGGGTTTTAGCGCACGTTCCCTGGAGGAATTCTATCGGTTGGCAAGGCAGGTGTGTTCTGACTCGCTTGATTTCCACCTTTATCGCGGCGACTTTGAAGGTTGGTTCCGCAGTGTGCTGGGGGATGGGGAGTTGGCGGATGAAGTGGCGGCTTTGAAGGCGGAGGCGCTTAATGGTGAGGCTCTGCGTAAGGCGCTGCTTAAAGTCATCGATGCACGCTACGGCATAAATGAGTTGCTTTAG